Proteins from one Deinococcus misasensis DSM 22328 genomic window:
- a CDS encoding flavin reductase family protein, translating to MFHPIDSNHFRASLGRFPSGVTVVTCKQEGQVHGMTASAFVSVSMDPPLVLVSVAKKARMHDKLLNAEEFGISILAQDQAHWSNHFAGKLHTQEPEFTEHEGVPVLEGALVNLVLKTHQRVEAGDHTLFIGEITYARYTEQDALLYFRGKYGQFQPE from the coding sequence ATGTTTCATCCCATTGATTCCAACCATTTCCGGGCCAGTCTGGGCCGCTTCCCCAGTGGGGTCACTGTCGTGACTTGCAAACAAGAAGGTCAGGTTCACGGCATGACCGCCAGTGCCTTTGTCAGTGTCTCCATGGATCCTCCTCTGGTGCTGGTTTCGGTGGCCAAAAAAGCCCGCATGCACGACAAACTCCTGAATGCAGAAGAATTTGGCATCAGCATTCTGGCACAGGATCAGGCCCACTGGAGCAACCACTTCGCAGGCAAACTGCACACCCAGGAACCTGAGTTCACGGAACACGAGGGGGTTCCAGTTCTGGAAGGTGCTCTGGTGAATCTGGTTCTGAAGACCCACCAGAGGGTGGAGGCAGGCGACCACACCCTGTTCATAGGGGAGATCACTTACGCGCGATACACAGAACAGGACGCTCTTTTGTACTTTCGTGGCAAGTATGGTCAATTTCAGCCTGAGTGA